The following coding sequences lie in one Streptomyces sp. NBC_00510 genomic window:
- a CDS encoding TetR/AcrR family transcriptional regulator, giving the protein MVDGDKGTGRAPRSKRADARRNEETLLEAAAAAFVASGVEAPVRDIAARAGVGTGTIYRHFPTRADLIIAVYRHQVDACAEAGPALLASSATPHAALARWIDLFVDFLVTKHGLASVLQSDSAGFETLHASFLDRLVPVCAGLLDAAAASGEIRSDLEAYALMRGVGNLCIGADSDPRYDARRLVGLLVTGLRLAD; this is encoded by the coding sequence GTGGTGGACGGCGACAAGGGCACGGGGCGGGCGCCGCGGTCCAAGCGGGCCGACGCCCGGCGCAACGAGGAGACCCTGCTCGAGGCGGCGGCCGCCGCCTTCGTCGCCTCGGGCGTGGAGGCGCCGGTGCGCGACATCGCCGCGAGGGCCGGCGTCGGAACGGGCACGATCTACCGCCACTTCCCCACCCGGGCGGATCTGATCATCGCCGTCTACCGGCACCAGGTCGACGCGTGCGCCGAGGCCGGACCCGCCCTGCTGGCGAGCAGCGCGACCCCGCACGCCGCGCTGGCGCGATGGATCGACCTGTTCGTCGACTTCCTGGTGACCAAGCACGGACTCGCCTCGGTGCTGCAGTCCGACAGCGCCGGCTTCGAGACGCTGCACGCCTCCTTCCTCGACCGCCTCGTGCCCGTGTGCGCCGGGCTGCTCGACGCCGCCGCCGCGTCCGGCGAGATCCGCTCCGACCTGGAGGCGTACGCGCTCATGCGCGGCGTCGGCAACCTCTGCATCGGCGCGGACAGCGATCCCCGCTACGACGCGCGACGCCTGGTCGGGCTCCTCGTCACCGGGCTGCGCCTGGCGGACTGA
- a CDS encoding histidine kinase, producing the protein MIDVRRALLGHPRVVDAGVVVAAAGLTLFVVRVQQSGLHVYPQLSSGALLTSLLPISWRPSQTALIPLLACAALFWRKRHPVVLALVLVALSVVWPVVVPLLVALFTVAATRPLRTTLMVTVVALLPVPAQFVRASYSGPLISATAVSAVAFVGGAVGWGLYVAGVRERAERAERDADLRAEQARQHAREEIAREMHDVLAHRLTLLSVHAGALEFHPTASPAQVAEAAGVIRQSAGQALEDLQDVLRVLRTPTVNAHTEPPQPAVADMDRLVEESRAAGATVEVHRDTEDLATMDPTTSRAVYRILQEALTNHRKHAPDGPLRLSLTGGAREGLTVTARNPVPRERTARPEGAGQGLVGMNERAVLAGGSMRRTLTATEFALEIWLPWTR; encoded by the coding sequence GTGATCGATGTGAGACGGGCCCTGCTCGGGCACCCGCGGGTCGTGGACGCGGGCGTGGTGGTCGCGGCCGCCGGGCTGACGCTCTTCGTCGTGCGGGTCCAGCAGTCGGGTCTGCACGTGTACCCGCAACTGTCCAGCGGTGCCTTGCTCACCTCGCTGCTGCCGATCTCCTGGCGGCCGTCCCAGACGGCGCTGATCCCGCTGCTGGCCTGCGCGGCACTGTTCTGGCGCAAGCGTCACCCGGTCGTGCTGGCCTTGGTCCTGGTGGCGCTGTCGGTCGTGTGGCCCGTGGTCGTGCCGTTGCTGGTGGCGCTGTTCACCGTGGCCGCCACGCGCCCCCTGCGCACCACGCTCATGGTCACCGTGGTGGCCCTGCTGCCGGTCCCGGCGCAGTTCGTGCGCGCCTCGTACTCCGGGCCCCTCATCTCCGCCACGGCCGTGTCGGCCGTGGCGTTCGTGGGCGGCGCCGTCGGCTGGGGGCTGTACGTGGCCGGTGTGCGGGAGAGGGCCGAGCGGGCGGAGCGGGACGCGGACCTGCGGGCCGAGCAGGCCCGGCAGCACGCCCGGGAGGAGATCGCCCGGGAGATGCACGACGTGCTGGCCCACCGGCTGACCCTGCTCAGCGTGCACGCCGGGGCGCTGGAGTTCCATCCCACGGCGTCGCCCGCCCAGGTCGCCGAGGCGGCCGGTGTCATCCGGCAGAGCGCCGGACAGGCCCTGGAGGACCTCCAGGACGTGCTGCGCGTCCTGCGCACCCCCACGGTCAACGCGCACACCGAGCCCCCGCAGCCCGCCGTGGCCGACATGGACCGGCTGGTCGAGGAGTCGCGCGCGGCCGGCGCCACCGTCGAGGTGCACCGGGACACGGAGGACCTGGCCACCATGGACCCCACCACGAGCCGGGCCGTGTACCGCATCCTGCAGGAAGCCCTCACCAACCACCGCAAGCACGCGCCGGACGGCCCGCTGCGGCTGTCGCTGACGGGCGGGGCCCGCGAGGGGCTGACCGTCACGGCCCGCAACCCGGTGCCGCGGGAACGCACCGCGCGTCCCGAAGGCGCCGGCCAGGGCCTGGTCGGGATGAACGAAAGGGCGGTCCTGGCCGGCGGCAGCATGCGCCGTACCCTCACCGCCACCGAGTTCGCCCTGGAGATCTGGCTGCCATGGACCAGGTGA
- a CDS encoding response regulator transcription factor, whose amino-acid sequence MDQVTRVLIVDDDPLVRSGLRMMLAGAEDVEVVAEAADGTEVLPLVDAHRPDLVLMDIRMPRMDGLSATAALRRRPRPPEVLILTTFTTDGYVLEALRAGAAGYVLKHTPPAQIVAAVRNVVAGEPVLSPAAVKQLIGAVTAAGDEGTAARPDDRGEAERLLGLLGEREREVALAVAQGRTNAEISASLYMSVPTVKAHVSHILTKLDLNNRVQIALVVYRAGLA is encoded by the coding sequence ATGGACCAGGTGACCCGCGTCCTGATCGTGGACGACGACCCGCTGGTGCGCTCCGGCCTGCGCATGATGCTGGCCGGGGCGGAGGACGTCGAGGTGGTCGCCGAGGCGGCGGACGGTACGGAGGTCCTGCCGCTGGTCGACGCGCACCGGCCCGACCTCGTCCTGATGGACATCCGCATGCCGCGGATGGACGGCCTGAGCGCCACCGCCGCACTGCGGCGCAGGCCCCGGCCGCCCGAGGTGCTGATCCTGACCACGTTCACCACGGACGGCTACGTCCTGGAGGCGTTGCGGGCCGGGGCGGCGGGCTACGTCCTCAAGCACACGCCCCCGGCCCAGATCGTCGCCGCGGTGCGGAACGTCGTGGCGGGCGAACCGGTCCTGTCACCGGCCGCCGTCAAACAGCTCATCGGCGCGGTCACCGCCGCCGGTGACGAGGGCACCGCCGCGCGCCCCGACGACCGGGGCGAGGCGGAGCGGCTGCTCGGCCTCCTGGGGGAGCGGGAGCGGGAGGTGGCGCTCGCCGTGGCACAGGGCAGGACGAACGCCGAGATCTCGGCGTCGCTGTACATGAGCGTCCCCACGGTGAAGGCACATGTGTCCCACATCCTCACCAAGCTCGATCTGAACAACCGGGTCCAGATCGCCCTGGTGGTGTACCGGGCCGGCCTCGCCTGA
- a CDS encoding aldo/keto reductase, whose amino-acid sequence MQYRTLGRTGVQVSSLALGAMNFGSIGRTTQDEATALVDAALEAGINVIDTADMYGAGESEEMVGKALAGRRDDIVLATKAGMPMGDERNHRGSSRRWLVTALEDSLRRLGVDHVDLYQVHRWDPATGDEETLSALTDLQRAGKIRHFGSSTFPAYRIVQAQWAAREHHLSRYVTEQPGYSILQRAVETHVLPVTEEYGLGVLAWSPLASGWLSGAVREGRPVTTSRSTFLPERFDTALPANRARLDAVEKLAALAAEAGLTMVQLALGFVTAHPAVTAAIIGPRTPDHLRAHLAAADTVLSADVLDAIDAIVAPGVDLAPHEKFDTPPALLDPSLRRRNRP is encoded by the coding sequence ATGCAGTACCGCACCCTCGGCCGCACCGGTGTGCAGGTCAGTTCCCTCGCCCTCGGCGCGATGAACTTCGGCAGCATCGGGCGCACCACCCAGGACGAGGCCACCGCCCTCGTCGACGCCGCCCTCGAGGCCGGGATCAACGTCATCGACACCGCCGACATGTACGGCGCCGGAGAGTCGGAGGAGATGGTCGGCAAGGCCCTCGCCGGCCGCCGCGACGACATCGTGCTGGCCACGAAGGCCGGCATGCCGATGGGCGACGAGCGCAACCACCGCGGCAGTTCCCGCCGCTGGCTGGTCACGGCCCTGGAGGACAGCCTGCGCCGGCTCGGCGTCGACCACGTCGACCTCTACCAGGTCCACCGGTGGGACCCGGCCACCGGCGACGAGGAGACCCTGTCGGCCCTGACCGACCTGCAACGCGCAGGCAAGATCCGCCACTTCGGCTCCTCGACCTTCCCCGCGTACCGCATCGTGCAGGCCCAGTGGGCCGCCCGCGAGCACCACCTGAGCCGGTACGTCACCGAACAGCCCGGCTACTCGATCCTGCAGCGCGCCGTGGAGACCCATGTGCTGCCCGTCACCGAGGAGTACGGCCTGGGCGTGCTGGCGTGGAGCCCACTGGCCTCGGGCTGGCTGTCCGGCGCGGTCCGCGAGGGCCGGCCGGTCACCACCAGCCGCTCCACGTTCCTTCCGGAACGCTTCGACACCGCCCTCCCCGCCAACCGGGCCAGGCTCGACGCCGTCGAGAAGCTGGCCGCACTCGCGGCCGAGGCCGGACTGACCATGGTCCAGCTCGCCCTCGGCTTCGTGACGGCGCACCCCGCCGTGACCGCCGCGATCATCGGCCCCCGCACACCGGACCACCTGCGGGCACACCTCGCCGCCGCGGACACCGTGCTCTCCGCCGACGTGCTGGACGCGATCGACGCGATCGTCGCCCCCGGCGTCGACCTCGCCCCGCACGAGAAGTTCGACACCCCGCCCGCACTGCTCGACCCGTCCCTGCGCCGCCGCAACCGTCCGTGA
- a CDS encoding response regulator transcription factor gives MASVLLVEDDPAIRARLVEVLTAHGHMVHSSAYGFEALRQAAQRPPDAVVLDLGLPDLDGVDVLRMLRGISRVPVLVTTARDDDSEVIRLLNAGADDYLVKPFSGGQLVARLTAVLRRSAMAPAQPQGPAPEGAAGALRVGGLLIDVPARVAYHDGRELRLTRREFDLLAYLAEHADRVVPRSRILADVWQQAYVEDQTIDVHLSALRRKLGERASQPRYLHTVRGVGIKLVTPR, from the coding sequence ATGGCATCCGTACTCCTGGTCGAGGACGACCCCGCGATACGCGCGCGGCTGGTCGAGGTGCTGACCGCGCACGGCCACATGGTGCACAGCTCGGCCTACGGCTTCGAGGCGTTGCGGCAGGCCGCGCAGCGCCCCCCGGACGCCGTGGTGCTCGACCTCGGGCTGCCGGACCTGGACGGGGTGGACGTGCTGCGGATGCTGCGCGGCATCTCGCGGGTCCCGGTCCTCGTCACGACCGCGCGCGACGACGACAGCGAGGTGATCCGGCTGCTGAACGCGGGCGCCGACGACTACCTGGTGAAGCCGTTCTCCGGGGGCCAGTTGGTGGCCCGTCTGACGGCGGTGCTGCGCCGTTCGGCGATGGCGCCGGCGCAGCCGCAGGGCCCGGCCCCGGAGGGCGCGGCCGGCGCGCTGCGGGTGGGCGGTCTGCTGATCGACGTACCGGCCCGGGTGGCGTACCACGACGGGCGCGAACTGCGGTTGACGCGCAGGGAGTTCGACCTGCTGGCCTACCTGGCGGAGCACGCGGACCGCGTGGTGCCGCGCAGCCGCATCCTGGCGGACGTGTGGCAGCAGGCGTACGTGGAGGACCAGACGATCGACGTCCATCTGTCGGCGCTGCGCCGCAAGCTGGGCGAGCGGGCCTCGCAGCCGCGCTACCTGCACACCGTGCGGGGCGTCGGCATCAAGCTGGTGACGCCGCGATGA
- a CDS encoding flavin reductase family protein has product MRIDFDPEAMGRTPFYKLLTSVVVPRPIAWVSTLSEAGTANLAPHSFFTVACVSPPVVQFTSVGRKDSLRNIEETRQFVVNLAPEHLFEQINATGTDFPRGVSEFDAVGIAREPSRAVKPPRVAASPVALECELHSTVTLGDSTVVFGRVVHAAVSEAVMLEGHPDVRKLRPLARLGKDEWGTTGEVLEISRIRYADWPGVTQG; this is encoded by the coding sequence ATGCGTATCGACTTCGATCCCGAGGCCATGGGCCGGACCCCGTTCTACAAGCTCCTGACCTCGGTGGTCGTCCCGCGCCCCATCGCCTGGGTCTCGACGCTCAGCGAGGCGGGGACGGCCAACCTCGCCCCGCACTCCTTCTTCACCGTCGCCTGCGTCAGCCCGCCGGTCGTGCAGTTCACCTCGGTGGGGCGGAAGGACTCGCTGCGCAACATCGAGGAGACCCGGCAGTTCGTGGTCAACCTCGCGCCCGAGCACCTCTTCGAGCAGATCAACGCCACCGGCACCGACTTCCCGCGCGGCGTCAGCGAGTTCGACGCGGTCGGCATCGCCCGTGAGCCCAGCCGCGCGGTCAAGCCGCCGCGCGTCGCGGCCTCGCCCGTCGCCCTGGAGTGCGAACTGCACAGCACGGTCACCCTCGGCGACTCGACCGTGGTCTTCGGGCGCGTCGTCCACGCCGCCGTCTCCGAGGCCGTGATGCTCGAGGGCCACCCCGACGTGCGCAAGCTCCGCCCGCTGGCCCGCCTCGGCAAGGACGAATGGGGCACGACCGGCGAGGTCCTGGAGATCTCCCGCATCCGCTACGCCGACTGGCCGGGCGTCACCCAGGGCTGA
- a CDS encoding polysaccharide deacetylase family protein produces the protein MNSRKFSRRLTRAGVPAAPRPGTRVAVVLAAVASVAVISGCSTLHGVTSPADARAAAHRADRAGSHRPAPDCTVEKCVALTFDGGPGATTPELLDILAEKKVRATFFVQGKGHTDTYPQTLRRMAREGHEIGNHTWSHKVLTELDARQVSDELTPVQNDVRRITGHAPTLMRPPQGRTDDDVSAVMRELGLAQVLWSVTAKDYATTDTALITRRVLEQTQRDGIILLHDRYRGTVPAVPGIVDALRRQGYVLVTVSELMAPAVPRPGTVYRP, from the coding sequence ATGAATTCCAGGAAATTCTCCCGACGCCTCACCCGGGCCGGAGTTCCCGCCGCACCGCGGCCGGGGACCCGGGTCGCCGTCGTACTGGCCGCCGTCGCCTCCGTCGCCGTGATCAGCGGATGCAGCACCCTCCACGGAGTGACGTCACCGGCCGACGCGCGCGCCGCCGCCCACCGCGCGGACCGGGCCGGCAGCCACCGCCCCGCCCCCGACTGCACCGTCGAGAAATGCGTGGCGCTCACCTTCGACGGAGGGCCCGGCGCCACCACGCCGGAACTGCTGGACATTCTCGCGGAGAAGAAGGTCCGCGCCACCTTCTTCGTCCAGGGGAAAGGCCACACCGACACCTATCCGCAGACCCTGCGGCGCATGGCGCGCGAAGGCCACGAAATAGGCAACCACACCTGGTCGCACAAGGTGCTCACGGAACTGGACGCGCGGCAGGTGAGCGACGAGCTGACCCCGGTCCAGAACGACGTCCGAAGGATCACCGGACACGCCCCCACCCTGATGCGCCCACCGCAGGGCCGCACCGACGACGACGTCTCGGCGGTCATGCGCGAGCTGGGCCTGGCCCAGGTGCTGTGGAGCGTCACCGCGAAGGACTACGCCACGACCGACACCGCACTGATCACCCGGCGGGTCCTGGAACAGACGCAGCGCGACGGGATCATCCTCCTCCACGACCGCTACCGGGGCACGGTCCCCGCCGTCCCCGGGATCGTCGACGCCCTGCGCCGCCAGGGCTACGTCCTCGTGACCGTCTCCGAGCTGATGGCTCCCGCCGTACCGCGCCCCGGCACGGTCTACCGGCCGTGA
- a CDS encoding CAP domain-containing protein translates to MSSHRKRHRARRAPSARSWPLAAAVATVAAGALVGVGAQYGNNGGKDKASLAAGDREADDPVASDARPETASPSPTAASPSASATPERRKPASRHTRTPRPSATPTRTVAPSPASTTVAAQPSRSDADESVVEEIVRLVNEERASAGCRPVTLQDRLTEAAQDYTDVMARSGELSHTGPDGSTMAGRVEAAGYQWSALGENIAVGQRTAAAVMDAWMHSEGHRANILNCNFEQIGVGVNTSSNGPWWTQDFGTPR, encoded by the coding sequence ATGAGTTCCCACAGGAAACGACACCGCGCCCGCCGCGCCCCCTCGGCGCGGTCCTGGCCGCTGGCCGCCGCGGTGGCGACGGTCGCCGCGGGCGCCCTGGTCGGGGTCGGTGCGCAGTACGGGAACAACGGCGGCAAGGACAAGGCCTCGCTGGCGGCCGGCGACCGGGAGGCCGACGACCCCGTCGCGTCCGACGCGCGCCCGGAGACCGCGAGCCCGAGCCCGACGGCCGCGAGCCCCAGCGCCTCCGCCACCCCGGAGCGGCGCAAGCCGGCCTCGCGGCACACCCGCACGCCGCGGCCCTCCGCCACGCCGACCCGTACGGTGGCCCCGTCACCGGCCTCCACGACGGTCGCGGCGCAGCCCTCGCGGTCCGACGCCGACGAGTCGGTGGTCGAGGAGATCGTCCGGCTGGTCAACGAGGAGCGCGCCTCCGCCGGATGCCGCCCCGTGACGCTGCAGGACCGGCTCACCGAGGCCGCCCAGGACTACACGGACGTGATGGCCCGCTCGGGCGAGCTCTCCCACACCGGGCCCGACGGGTCCACCATGGCCGGGCGCGTCGAGGCGGCCGGGTACCAGTGGTCGGCCCTCGGCGAGAACATAGCCGTGGGCCAGCGGACCGCCGCCGCCGTGATGGACGCCTGGATGCACAGCGAGGGGCACCGGGCGAACATCCTCAACTGCAACTTCGAGCAGATCGGAGTCGGCGTGAACACGTCGTCCAACGGTCCCTGGTGGACCCAGGACTTCGGCACGCCCCGCTGA
- a CDS encoding HAMP domain-containing histidine kinase, giving the protein MRRALAGVALAVTSMVALSFLIPLALLVQSEARSRATTVAEQRAAALAPVLALTTRPADVQQAVAGLDSGDHLSVRLPDGQVVGKVHASQEALDRAADGRRTVATDTSAGWVYLQPVILARDRVAVVEAFVPRADLDRGVTASWAMMALLALGLVAGSVLVADRLGARVVRASQGLSRASRSLGAGELGIRVEPKGPPELQEAGVAFNTMADRVVELLAMERELVADLSHRLRTPLTRLQLEAERIAAQVPGYRGEDLEAAIAHLESELDSIIDAARTPLSASPERPGRLQECDASAVVRGRVEFWSVLAAQQERECRLEATAEATAVPLGEDDLAAVVDALIGNVFRHTPQGTALAVTVERTARTVLLTVDDAGPGISDPDTARARGVSVGGSTGLGLDIVQRAAAACDGGMEITRGPLGGTRVRVTLGLAGGPPVGGRKAARRARRHPHPA; this is encoded by the coding sequence ATGAGACGCGCCCTGGCCGGGGTGGCGCTGGCGGTGACGTCGATGGTGGCGCTGTCCTTCCTGATCCCGCTGGCGCTGCTGGTGCAGTCCGAGGCCCGTTCGCGGGCGACCACGGTCGCCGAGCAGCGGGCCGCGGCGCTGGCGCCGGTGCTCGCCCTCACCACGCGGCCCGCGGACGTCCAGCAGGCGGTGGCCGGGCTGGACTCGGGGGACCACCTGAGCGTGCGGCTGCCCGACGGGCAGGTCGTGGGAAAGGTGCACGCCTCCCAGGAGGCCCTCGACCGGGCGGCCGACGGACGCCGGACCGTGGCCACGGACACCTCCGCGGGCTGGGTCTACCTCCAGCCGGTGATCCTGGCCCGAGACCGGGTGGCGGTGGTGGAGGCCTTCGTCCCCCGCGCCGACCTGGACCGCGGGGTGACGGCGTCCTGGGCGATGATGGCGTTGCTGGCGCTGGGCCTGGTGGCGGGGTCGGTGCTGGTCGCCGACCGGCTGGGCGCGCGCGTGGTGCGCGCCTCCCAGGGTCTGTCCCGCGCCTCGCGCTCGCTCGGCGCGGGGGAACTGGGCATCCGGGTGGAGCCCAAGGGGCCGCCGGAGCTGCAGGAGGCCGGCGTGGCCTTCAACACGATGGCCGACCGGGTCGTCGAACTGCTCGCCATGGAACGGGAACTGGTCGCCGACCTCTCGCACCGCCTGCGGACCCCGCTGACCCGGTTGCAGCTGGAGGCCGAGCGGATCGCCGCGCAGGTCCCCGGCTACCGGGGCGAGGACCTGGAGGCCGCGATCGCGCACCTGGAGAGCGAGCTGGACTCGATCATCGACGCGGCCCGTACGCCGCTGTCGGCCTCGCCCGAGCGCCCGGGCCGCCTGCAGGAGTGCGACGCGTCGGCCGTGGTGCGCGGCCGGGTCGAGTTCTGGTCCGTCCTGGCGGCGCAGCAGGAGCGCGAGTGCCGGCTGGAGGCGACCGCGGAGGCGACCGCGGTCCCGCTCGGCGAGGACGACCTCGCGGCGGTCGTCGACGCGTTGATCGGCAACGTGTTCCGGCACACCCCGCAGGGCACCGCGCTGGCGGTGACGGTGGAGCGGACCGCCCGGACGGTGCTGCTCACGGTGGACGACGCGGGGCCGGGGATCAGCGACCCGGACACCGCCCGGGCCCGCGGGGTGAGCGTCGGCGGCTCCACCGGCCTCGGCCTGGACATCGTGCAGCGGGCGGCGGCCGCCTGCGACGGCGGCATGGAGATCACCAGGGGCCCACTGGGCGGCACGAGGGTGCGGGTGACGCTCGGGCTCGCCGGCGGGCCGCCTGTGGGGGGAAGGAAAGCGGCCCGACGCGCGAGGCGTCACCCGCACCCGGCCTGA